TCTGCAACCTAGCAATTGAAAAACTATTTGTTTCATTAGTTAATGCTTGAGCAACGTGAAGATTTGTACCGACATATCATTTAGTTGGATATGTTCCTGTTGAATCTAATGCATAGTCCATAATTCAAGCAGTACCAGCTGTTGGAGTAAAAGTATTTGGAATAATTTCTCTTTTGCGAGTATTTTCATCAATATACTCATTTCTAGCAGGGTTAGCAAATTCGATGTGTCATGTTTGTAACGCTTGTCGTAAATATTGCTCATTAAGAATTGTACGTGGATAACCATTGATTTGAAATTTGTTACGTTGGGCACTGTCAATTCATGAAGGACCTATTCCAAATTGCGAACCTTCATTAATGCTAAATCCTTGAAATTTTCCATCTTTATCATATAAAGGGACTGAGAAAGTTTTTAAAAGTCAATTATCAAATGAGTCTAGATTTGCCTGTTTTTCTTTAACAAGCGAATCAAATTTATCTTTTGAATTTTTGTATTGATCATCGGTTATTTCTTTTCTAAGTTTTGAATCACCTGCTCTTTTTCTTAAAGATTCTACTGAAACATCTTCGTCCGGTTTAGTAGCTAGTTGTCTTGATAGTGCTTTAATATAATCTTCATTATCACTTGCAAATCTTTCAGCTTGTGATTTTGCTATATATGCTTTAATAACACTTGGGTTTGAAATTGACTTATTAATTCCTTGGTCAAAAATTCTTTGTGGGTCGTCACCGGTTCTAAAACCTTTAATTATATGTTTTTCTGAAATTTTAACTGTCTCATAACCTCTACGAACTACATCAAATTTAATCTCGACTTCACCTTTAGCTTTGTTTGGTTTTACTTCCTTGATAATTGTAAGATACTTATTTTCTTCATCTTTTCCTTTAACTTGAACAAAAACATCATTTGGACTGTCAATTCCATCAGCATAAATATTAGCTAAGCTACCTTCTCTAACTTCATTCCCTTTAACACTATATTGAAATTGCAAATTATTAATTTCATTATTTAAATTAAGTTGAAGATTAACATTTTCTAAAACCTTATTTAACTTAGTAATATCATCACCAGATTCAGAAAGTTGTTTTTGAATTTCTTCTTTTTGCTCCTTGTTTTTTAAACTTTCAAGCTTTTCGTTGATTAAATTCTTAGCTTCTTCAGGTGTTGAAGCTTGAGTTTTTGAACTACCTGATTGATTTTGTCCTTCTTTTTGCGGGCTGCACGCTGTCAAGCTTAAAGCGATAAGAGAACTACATCCAAATACTAAATTCAATATTTTCTTTCTCATAAATATCTCCTTATTAAATGATCTTTACATCATTTGAAGCAAGTTCAGGGATAAATCCTGATCCTTGAATATATTGTTTTGTTTCATCGCTATCTACATATACTTTGTATCCATCTTTATCTAATTGGTCAGCTCAACGGAATAATGCTTGTAAGTTAGATTTTCCTGAGGCTGTAAGTTGATGTTTATTTCTTGAAGTGATCTTAACTTTTTTAGTTGATTTATCTGAGAACCATATTTTTGTTTTAGGCATTTGTGGCATTTCACTAATCATAATTGTGTCAAATTGACCATCATTCAAGTCATCAACATCAATATTAAAGTACTCACCTTCTGAATAAAGTTTAAGTCGTTTAAGTTTTCTTGTTCCGGCGTTTTTACCTTCAATATCATTAAACTGTAATCCCTTTAACGATCTTATATGTTTTGTTCTTGATAAATCAAGTCCTAATGGTCAGCTATTTCCAGCTTCATTGTGGTCAGGTTTAAGACCTGGCCCAAAACCGCCTTGGAAAAATGGTTCGTTATTTCTTGTTCAATAAGCCAATCTTAAACCATTATTAATTCTTTCAAGACTAGTAATATTACCATTTGAATCAACTGAATAATCACCTTCATCAAAACTTAGTCCATCAAATTTGATTACTGAAGGTGGTATATAGCCTCCAATATAACCGCCTGGGGCATTAAAATCATTAGTATTTACTCATGCAACTTTTCTTAATGCAAGTGGATTTATGGTTCAAATATCGTCATAGATGTTGTTTGATGTTGTATAAAGACCCAACTCATCAATTTCTTTATTTTCAAGTTCAATAAGGTCAGATGTATCAAAACCTTCATAAAATAACTTAAGAAGTTTAATTTTGTCTGGCAAGGCTTTAAGAATTTCTTTAAAGCTTTGACGACCTAGTTTACCCATATTTACAATTTTGTAACCAGTTATATCAATATTTTGTTGTTTAACTTTTTCAATAATATCTTTTGCTTTAGCATATGCATTATTATATGAAGCATCAATTTCTAGAATAATACCTGATTTTGTACCGTCATCTTTTTTAAGTGATTTTAGTTTAACACCAGCATCCGGAAGACCTAATTTATCTTTATATTGACTTGTAACATCAGTATTAGTTCATCCTGGATATTTATCGTTTAAGATATCTGGTCCATTTAGTGGATATCATGTATTAAAATCAAATACACGTCTCTCTTTATTGTCCCGCGAAAGTCTATCGGTTACATTATTGAATCCAGGAGCAGGCGAAAATGCATATGAGTCAATTTCTCCATTTTCATTGATATATGAATTATTTGGATCTAAAGAGTAACCCTTTTCAAGATCTTGATCAACACGTGGTGCTAATTTCGCAAATTTAGATGGATCTAAATTAGAGATAAGTCAAACATTTTTACGTTCTTTATATCCCTCAAGTTCATGTTTTTTCTCTTCAAGCATTCTAAATTTTTCTTTAATTGGTTGTCAAGCTTGATCAGTTTGTTGATCTTTAGGAAGTTTATGGAATTCAGCTGCTTCTGCATATGTTTCTTTATCAAACTTATCATATTCAGCTTGAAAATTCTCAAGATCACTTTTAAATTCTGCAATTTTTTGCTCATATTGATTTTGTGCAGGCTCTTTTAAAAATTCTTTAATTTTAGGTGAATTGAGAAGTCTTAAAAATCTATGAATTAGATTTGAATAGTTATATCGATCATTTTCAGTCATAAATAAAACTTTTGTTAACTTAGCCAATCCTTCTTTTGTGTTTGGATCTAGTTCAGGTTCTTTAATTCATGAATGTAATCTAAAGTCATCAAAGAGTCCTGTTCCACTACCAATCTTTTTAACTTTATCGACTTGGGCTTTTCTTAATTTATCGGTTACTTCAACCGAGATTACTTCGCCGACCGCATTGTTTTGATAAGGTTTTCTATTTGTGATACCTTTTATAATATCGTTTGAACTATAAATTCTTTCTCGCGGCGGTTCAACTATTGCATCAACCTCAACGCCATCGATGATTAATTTTTTATGAACACGATTTAATTTTTCACGTTTTTGTGGTGGTTGTGGTTGAAAAAGGGCTTGGTTTTGCGCTTTTGTATTTTCTTCTTTCTTTTTAATTTCTTCTTTTTGCTTAGGTGGAACTTTTTGTTCTTTAGCAATATTTTCAACTAGCGGATTCACAACTATAGAATCTTGATTAGTTTCAAGCTTTGGATTTTCTTGTGGTTTGACCTTTTCTAATTCTTTAATATTAATATCCGTAATAGAAGGATCTAAATTAGATAAATCAAGATTATTTTTTGAGATAAAATTAGGTTTTCTTAAATTAAAAATACTAAACTTATTTGAATTGGTATTATCATTAATTGAGCGATAAACTATTGTTGATGCTAGAATGCTTGATGCACTACCAACACCAAAAATTAGTAGAATATTACGTGCTTTTCGTTTTTTAAAAATCATTTGTACCTCCGCTAAAGTTTGCTAAATATAAGAGATTTCTTATATTTTTACATAATAAATATATTTTATCATTAAAACGACATTTTTTTGTTTGAAAAATAGTTGATAGGCATAGCAAGAAATTTATTATTTTCCAGTAAATAGTACTAGAATAAGTCATTTTAATCACATATCTAATATAGACAAAATGTCTTTTTTTTTTTTTTTTTCAAAAGTATTTTAAGAATTTAATAAAAATTTTGACTTTTGAAAAGTTCTTGATTATTTGAAAAACATTTTTTAAGAAATATTTAATATTAAAATATCTTTTTTAAAGATAAAATGATCTATAAATTTAGATTAAATTAATATAATGATTATAAATATTAATAAAAAGAAGTGTTTTATACATTAATTTTTATAATTTATATGAATATTTAAAAATGTCTAATATCTTTTTTGATATTAGACATTAAAATTAAATAGATTTTATCTTTTGTATTAATTCATCAATTTGATTTATTGAACCTAATTCTAGCAAGTAATTTAATTGAGCAATATATGCTTTATATAATGAGTTTTTACCTAAGTTATGCTTAATTTCGGTGTTATATTTATGTTCTATTTCAGAAATTATTTTCTTTACTTCCAATGCTTTTTTATCCAAATCTATACTTTCTTGTTTTTTAAAAATATAAGTTTTTAGTTTTTTAGCATCTTCTGAAAAAACATTAACAATAAGTTTTTGATTAATTAAGGTCGATGTTATTTTTGAATTATTATTAGTAGTAAATATAAACTTAGTTAAATCTTTATTATCTGGAACAAGGTATTCAAATCTATCAGGATTAAATTCGTTATAGGCTCTATCATCATATTTAACTTCAATTAAAGGATCATTATTTTCAGCTGGGATTAATCTATCAACCTGCATTTCATAAATAATAATACCATTTTTATTAGTTGGCACATCCATTGTAATTCTAATTGCTGTCGCTTTAATTGGTCTAGTAAATTCAAATAATGTTCCATTTGTATCATTTGCTTTAATTATTGGTTTTGACTTTAATTCTATTGACTTTCATTTAGCATTATCTTTTAAATTAGATGAACTTTCATCAATATGCCCTAATTTTTCGTTTTCCGGTAAATTAGTTATTTCTTGATCAAAGTATTCAAATGAATAATTAGTTGGAACAGTAGTTCCAGAGTCCTCGCCAAATCAAATTTTTACTCTATCAAACATTTCTGGTTTAATAACTCCACCACGAGCAAAAATAATACCAACTGAATCCTTTTGTCTTTTTGAGGCAT
This DNA window, taken from Mycoplasmopsis cynos, encodes the following:
- a CDS encoding putative immunoglobulin-blocking virulence protein; translation: MIFKKRKARNILLIFGVGSASSILASTIVYRSINDNTNSNKFSIFNLRKPNFISKNNLDLSNLDPSITDINIKELEKVKPQENPKLETNQDSIVVNPLVENIAKEQKVPPKQKEEIKKKEENTKAQNQALFQPQPPQKREKLNRVHKKLIIDGVEVDAIVEPPRERIYSSNDIIKGITNRKPYQNNAVGEVISVEVTDKLRKAQVDKVKKIGSGTGLFDDFRLHSWIKEPELDPNTKEGLAKLTKVLFMTENDRYNYSNLIHRFLRLLNSPKIKEFLKEPAQNQYEQKIAEFKSDLENFQAEYDKFDKETYAEAAEFHKLPKDQQTDQAWQPIKEKFRMLEEKKHELEGYKERKNVWLISNLDPSKFAKLAPRVDQDLEKGYSLDPNNSYINENGEIDSYAFSPAPGFNNVTDRLSRDNKERRVFDFNTWYPLNGPDILNDKYPGWTNTDVTSQYKDKLGLPDAGVKLKSLKKDDGTKSGIILEIDASYNNAYAKAKDIIEKVKQQNIDITGYKIVNMGKLGRQSFKEILKALPDKIKLLKLFYEGFDTSDLIELENKEIDELGLYTTSNNIYDDIWTINPLALRKVAWVNTNDFNAPGGYIGGYIPPSVIKFDGLSFDEGDYSVDSNGNITSLERINNGLRLAYWTRNNEPFFQGGFGPGLKPDHNEAGNSWPLGLDLSRTKHIRSLKGLQFNDIEGKNAGTRKLKRLKLYSEGEYFNIDVDDLNDGQFDTIMISEMPQMPKTKIWFSDKSTKKVKITSRNKHQLTASGKSNLQALFRWADQLDKDGYKVYVDSDETKQYIQGSGFIPELASNDVKII
- the mip gene encoding Ig-specific serine endopeptidase MIP — encoded protein: MRKKILNLVFGCSSLIALSLTACSPQKEGQNQSGSSKTQASTPEEAKNLINEKLESLKNKEQKEEIQKQLSESGDDITKLNKVLENVNLQLNLNNEINNLQFQYSVKGNEVREGSLANIYADGIDSPNDVFVQVKGKDEENKYLTIIKEVKPNKAKGEVEIKFDVVRRGYETVKISEKHIIKGFRTGDDPQRIFDQGINKSISNPSVIKAYIAKSQAERFASDNEDYIKALSRQLATKPDEDVSVESLRKRAGDSKLRKEITDDQYKNSKDKFDSLVKEKQANLDSFDNWLLKTFSVPLYDKDGKFQGFSINEGSQFGIGPSWIDSAQRNKFQINGYPRTILNEQYLRQALQTWHIEFANPARNEYIDENTRKREIIPNTFTPTAGTAWIMDYALDSTGTYPTKWYVGTNLHVAQALTNETNSFSIARLQKDTTQITNPNQLASTGYDFRIEKFNFLLGKTKKEEWPIKIVYTATDYLSKDPKDYLDASHQDFLKDKQEFADFAILEIDFSKIKSGNDDAGNYYFSTYGNPGAPEQFAANLRKIEDDLRKANGNESSLKIAQSNIAKFITNDYANLKGEHDKVEFIAQDYLHNYEKIDRPLDSEKKYDGDSLYAVGWPRADLDYKWDQYADEKEIKNKKLNYELWINKDGQVSIKNNKDGNWLSYVLGYRTINDKPGIVDAFISAPKNGAKFHEYDGKQWVSVGLNYSPKHYAPFGGSSGTSIRNQNNQLVAVFHSANQNAGAGLAVAFRSQGYDYKGIFKGDSKNYELPQYDLIYGGGKDQKEGASYREAMKKLYESQNIKTHLFPNGFADDEVPEKFKFSR